ATAGGAAGCCCTTTAAAAGTGCCCTTCACGTGGAAAAAAATCCTGAAATGAAAAAAGGTTTTTATCACATTGACGATTGGGGTGGAAATCTGATTTCTTTTTACTTGCCCAATTATTTTTTGTCCGATTATCTTATCATAATCATTAATGAATCATTACAAATGATTGAGTTTGTACATATTTAACTATTCGACAATGAGTCAACATACAAACGTTATTAATTAAGTTATCGGTAAAAAACTCgtattaatttcaaatataattaataattttagaatAGAGTTCGTGTAAATTTTCTTTTAGTCGTGTTGACTTTGTATACCTGTTAtttagtaacattttaaaataaattatcagcTCAGTCGTTCATAAATTCCTTCGTAGTGATCCTAGAAACTAGTGGGTTTGATTGCCAGATAAggcacaaattaaataaaacattctgAACTGCTTTACAGCAAAACACGATACAGAcctataaataataatcatgcCTGTACATTAATTACACATTTATGAAATTGGGAAGCCGCTACACGTAACTATAATTTACTATTCTACATTCGTGGCTGGCTCACACATAAGTGTTGAAAACTGAGTGGTTATTTTTAAACGAATCGATACCTCTTTAATCATTTGTTAACCTCCTAGAGTCGTTTAATTTGTGTTGGCTAAAGGAGACGCCATAAGCTGCCTTTCTTGCAAAATATAAAAGACCATGACTATTGAACTGCTAGATATTGTCAAGTGTCGTTTGTTAATTTGTGCTATTGTAGCTATTCTTCCTGTGGAAAGATTAATCTCTAGTATTGGTCTTTAAGAGCCGCCAAGGTACGACTGGCTCTTGGCCAGTTTTATTAAATGCGAGACTCTTAAACTGTatgataattaatatttcagCATGGTCACGAGAGTCCAACTCCATAAGACCATAGAGGCAGTTTATATGACCTTAATTCTGTGTACCGTTTATGTGCTATGTAAATGATTGATTAATGACTTTGCTACCGTTACAAAATTTGACCATGGAAAAAATTAGTCATGCCCTCTCCAATGTCAAACTCGAAGCTAACCTGTGTGACCTTGGGGGCCTCCTTGAAGCCGTTAAACCAACAAAGAGGTTTGAATCGGAACTTTCAGGCTGAATGGGCGGTCAGTCAACCATGACGCAGTGTTTGTGTTCAGAAGTGTTCAGCGTTCAGGAGTTCGATGTTATGCACTACTGAATACTCAGTCGACGAGGAATGTTTTTGAATTAACCTTTAAACTACTAGATGGGTGGTCAATTGGGTTTAAAATGGTTTGAAGTTTCTAGTAATATGTATGTGTGTGTTTATACTTGCAAGCGCGATTTTTTCTACAGTAAGTTTTTACCACCCGCTTCCAAAAACGGGATTAAAAACTATCTTACGTTTTATCCATCTAAATCGATTGTGGTGGTTCTAGGGGAGAAAGTgtcataaatatttacttttatttaggtAGGATTAGGAATTGAGTATCTAAAGCCTGTGATTAGAATCTAAAAAACACTGCCTGCTGTAATTACTATTGCCAAAGTTTCATAAGTTATTCAGGGGTTGTGCAGTGCAACCGTGTCGCGGCGTAGAACacttaataattaagtaattactACTGTGTGATCAACGCGTGCTACATTTCTAGACTCATTAATAATTAGCCTGGCTTGTAGCTAGTAAttggtaagtaaaataattatttaattttcatgaaAGAAAGCAATTAGCGGATAGAAAACATCAATTTAAAAACTTAGGTGGCTGGTCTGTAACCAAGACCAGTCCAGCGAACATTGCGACAATCGCCGAAGTGGTACAACCATATACatagatatagagagatgccaactaatgcgctgagttcgaaactcagtgtcgcattagaaattgacataaacaaagtaatcaaaataatatgtgctcattatccaccgcggtatcagtactcaacatTCGAACAAtctttagtaagtacctactacgcaaacaatgtaaactgtttacattatgatgtctgcagcaatgtgttctgtttttggccatattgctgcgacaccggccacgcccccttagcatatctccctttagtttctgtgatctgtgggtaCAACGCAAAGCTCGCTAGTCGCCACTCATAGGCATGTAAGTAAGGTTCCCTAGTAACAACATATTCAAACACAATCCCAATTTCGTTCATAACTGCTCATATTGTTCTCAATACCTTTTGTATCCTGTGTCAACGACTTTACAAGGAATCTTCCAAATTAACTTGAGCCAGGTTTCTTGCTCCAAAATTCGGAAAGCGATATAAAGTTTTTATTGCCTTTTGGTGATGAGGTTGTTACCCCCAATTCTTTATTAAAGGAGGTAGCTTACTCCGTcagaaaactaattaattaggcAAATTCTATGGACCGACGATTCAtgaacgttattatctaaaggTTGGGTATTATGGTAAGGGTCACCAAAGttgttaacttttttaaaatgaaactcAAATCGAATCGAAAATGATGACATTCGAAatcaaatgttttttatttgattaaaaactTTTGGTTAGTTGCTTACacattattaattattcaagtatgtttttttaacctgggctaataaaaattttgtatgtagcttaactaataaaaatacaatctaGTAAACTTATTGACGGAACTGAAACATTCATCAAATAAATTCAGGTTATTAATCAAACATCCCTGATTAATTATAACTCATTATGTTTGTATTTTCGTTACATTAATCACTTTGATGTATAATGAGTTCAGTCACCCCCAGATATTGGTAGCGATAATATCGGTATCCTCTAGCTCGGTATATTGATCCCTTCAAAGAACATTCAAGTCAATAAATATATTCACCTGAACAAACGCGCCCGACGTGATGGTACGCTAGGGTCAGATAAAAATGCCAATAGGTACACTTTGTCTTGCCAAATTCCGACTTTTAGTTATGCAAAGAAGGATTAAACCGCTGGAAGGTTCTTTTTAGGTTAACATCCAAGTGTAGGCATTTAAATTCGTGGTCGGTCGAtctataaaattcaaattcaaggTTAAGGGTTTTGATTGCGTTTAAGTAGAATCACATGCTAGAGTCTAGGTATTCCATTTGGTGTTTGTACGAGTAAGTACCAACTTTGAAGACAAATGACGCTGTAAAAACTGTAAATATTCTACTAGTGGATTCTACCTATGTAATACAAAATACTGTAAAACCGTTTCAGAATAAAGTCAGCATGAAGAAATAAAACTGGGAATAACGGAACCATGATGACAGCTTGTGCATTAGATATGATCTCATATACGATAAACTATCCTCTTCTTAAAAAGATCGCTCCCCGTTTATAAAACAACCTCCCCTCTGAATTTATGAACCGCCGACTAACACCCACTTTGTTTATCGCGATAACCCGCGTCCCATCCTCGGGATATACCGAAAAACTTTTATATTGAAAATCTGCGAAATTCTGTTATACGACGCGTTATTTTGTCTCAGACATGCGCGTATATGTATAGCGGGAGGCCGTGGTCCCAGGATTTTgggctaccgattcgaagatagGAGTTGATAGCCTACACTCATGAGCTATGATATCAATCGCACCCGCCTGAAAAATGGCCCCAGATATATACGATCTTGTTACGTAATGTAATGAAATATGCATTTATTGCTATATACATTAGCGATTTGTAACGATGAAACGTGAATGGAATGAGAAAATGGGTATGCAATAACCTTCCTTATTGGCCTTCGAATAGGTACAGAGGGAAAATTCACTTCCTATATTAAATATCAGAACGTTATGTTTGTGTGAGAATGTGATTTTTATTGAGATTTCAATTTCGTTTTCACATgagaagttaatttatttaaacagtGGAATCACTCCTTTGAAGAAAGTCCCAACCTTATTTAGGTTTAAACATCTGTTTTTTcagctgtaaaaataaataaatcttcggTAAACAGTAATAACTTCGCATAATTTTCTCGAACGGCCCATAAGGTGTCAGAAAATGTGTTATAACAATATTTGCCGGTTCTGGGTCAGATGTAGGTAATATGAAGGGTAAATAGATTAGCTTTGTTAGCTCAGGCGTAGGCCGGAGATGCGATAAATCGCATGTGGGGTAGGTGCtctacatattacataatatgAGTGTACAATATGTTACATAATATGCTTGATCCATTGTAAAGTCAAACTAATAAGGTCGCCCCTACGGCGAATCGGAAACTGAATCATTTTGTTGAGAAAAATATCTTGATTAAACCGTCTCAAAGGTTAAATCGATTAGATTTTATTCTTCTAGTATAAAGTGAAATTGGCTGTAAGACATACTTTTGTTTTATAGGTAACTAATAGATAATATTAATCTATGATTAAAGAGACAATAATCTGTCCATATTTTAAGCACCATATTAGCACATTTCTCAGTCTGTTGACGAGTAGGTACGTCGCGACGAAAACAAGCAGTTAGCAGTTCATTGTTCCACTTTAGAGATCCAATTGAAGTGCAATTGTCCATTGTCCGCGGCGGGATGATACAAATTCGTCTTGCTCATGCGCAGGCAATTGTAAACActgagccaaagcacacgatgcgttgcggcgccggtgcgacgccggagcggtatcgctgcgtcgtcttaggGGATGTTCCCACGGTAATCTTCACgacaaaactggactgtcgtctgAACGAACACACACAAAGTGtgttgaaattcgaattacaaaatcgaatggatcggttttttgcgggacattgCAAAcggaattcgttcgttcgtgcgtaaacgttaatattaaaacacgtattcCTGCAAAAACAGGATGTCTCCGTGGTAACAAGcctttacatagaaatatcacACACGAGAGATGCGGCGCCGCAATGCATCGTGTGATTTGGCTCTAACACCGCCCAATTGATACGGCCATGTGCTACATCGCGCTGGAGTGGCGGATCAAAACAATTTCTTCGGCTGGCGCCGGTCTAAAGTGGATACGTTGCTAATTTATTGGTGTGTTTcataaactaaattaattaactaacaTCTCTCGAACCAATAAAATAGAGCGGCAATCTTATTTTCTGGAATTTCTCAGTCTCTGTCAGTTAACGAATAAATCTAATTTTCACTATTGAAAGATTACTGATCAGAAGTGGTATTATTAATTAGTCTAGCCTTCTagcatttacaattttattgaaGTTTTAACCGATCATCACCGAATATGCAGTTAAGATTGGAGCAAAAATATTTCGCAGTGTTTATTTACAGCATCGTGTTGAGAGAACGCGAATCCATTCGATAATGTAACACTCGCAAGTAATCATTCGGAACGGGATGCTCCAGTAACAGCCCGGAATGGCGCTCGCGTGAGAGTTCCAAGTCTCATATCCCCGCAAAAGTATATTATAATATCTGTGGCAAAAGTATAAGCTGAAAGAATAACTTCCGCGTGCACTAACCAAACTTTGCCGCACAAAATCCTCAAATAACTTGTTTGTTGTTTGGGTAAGGAAGTGTTCGATATAACAAATGCGCATCGTGTTTCCTTGTTAAAATTAGTTTTGAATAATCTACCAATAAAATGCAGCTAGACTTAATTGGGACGAGACGATAATTAAGAGGTATTGTTctagtaaatattttagttgAACCAATCGGAATGTCAATTTATTCGTCACGCAGAGTCATGCATGCGCATGTATTAATGAGTAATGGATGGTTAATTATCGAATGAAACAAGTTATTTCTGATCAGATGCTTACTGCTTGCACATTATTACATTAGTTGTTTTAAGTGCGGATTGTAATTGTTTCAAACTATTACATTTTATTCTGGCAACCTCACACACACGTGTTTTTCTGTTGTCGAAATATATCCTGTAACCTGGAACATAAGactggttttgtatttaacttcTAAAAATGGCAGATGTGAGAGAAAATAACATCATAAGTCACTCTACAGAAAATCGTACGTATAGAAGTGATACTTTCTCTCTGCCTTCTACACTGCGTATACTTTTGAGGGTAGTTGTGTTTCATATATTGACGGTACTTGTGTTGTTGCAGCGATGGAGGGCGGCGCGTGGTGCGCGCGCGACATCTCGCTGCGCGCGCAGAAGAAGTTCCTGTCGCGGGTCGGTGGCACTAGCAGCGCTCGCGCTCTTGTGCTCGACGAACACGCTGCCAAGTTACTTGACCAAGTATGTACTAAAAACTGTAGTCTTAAGGCACATTTACACTGCGCGATAAATAGCCAAGTCAAATATGAATGATTTTCATCCCCACTCCACTGTctttttgacttgactcggctaatttccgcgtAGTATCCGCCATAAGCTTAAAACATTGAATAGACTCTCTCACGCATTGTTTCTTACTAGACTAGACTAGCTGGACAGCAGTCGTCGAACTTAATATCAATACAAACTGATTTAGTTTTGATACTACATTAAATCATGCTGCCCACAATAGTACCTACTTCAGATTTTCAGAGAAAGGTATACGAGCGACCCTATACCAGAAAAGTATGATGACCACTGCGCTACCTCCCCACAACAACTGTCATGTTTTATCATTTGTTTAGGGGGACTGATCAATAAGCTGCTAAAACAGAGTTTTAATAGGACACAGAAATTAGAAGATATTCTTATCAACCTTGATCACCACCATGAAGaagaacatttatttatgtGCCCGCCATTTCTATTAGACGGATGATACTCGTATTTCAAATTGATGTTCTTATTGAAATCGTATAATTTATATTGCTCAATATATTTTTCAACTCAACAATCGTAATTGCTATAGCCTGAATGTGTATCCAAAAGGAAAAATGGCGCAATCAGTCCAGCGAACTAGTCTAGTGAATAGGTATGTAGGTAAAATCGTGATCAAGAATTATGATATCACGTCCCACCACGTTCTGATTGTGGGCTAATCGACAATGCACTCAGTGACTAACTTTAAAACATTAATCATACCATTTACGCGCACCTACATAAATGACATACCTACATCTTTAGAATTGCATGTGTtattttcgattttttcaaaattttgtgtTCGAATGTTTCGGGGAAAACCTTACTCCATTAAATACGTTCTTACCACCATCTGTCTCATCTAGCTTAAAAAATGAGACCCATAGAAAGAGTCGCTATGGGAATGCGGATAGGTACCCTGTTTATCACCCGTAGAAATTTGGTACAGGTAGTCTAAAATCAACGTAAGAAAGAAGTAAGCTAACAATAATATGACGTTACGTGACGTTACCTTATACCAGCGGTGAATATAAAATATGGCATTTCTCCCGTTCCAGTTCCTGACGGTCCTTCGCGAGCGCGTGGAGAAGCGCGAAGCAGAGAAGCTGGTGAAGCACGTGATCAAGGCTGCCGTGAAGCTGGGCGTGCTGCGGCGCCACGGGCAGCTGTCGCCGGCTGACGAGCGCGCGCTCGCTGCCTTCCGCTCCAAGTTCCACGTGAGTGTCTTATGTCCACGTCATAAGGTCTACTTCACAATCAATAGCTGAAGCTGGGTGTGCTGCCTTATGCTTCAAGTTCCACGTGTCATGAGTAGGATATACCACTGTTGAGAGTGGAAGTTTCCCAACCCATAGCACAGGGTATgcgtaacatttttattgttggGAATGGAACTATCCTCATCACGCATCCACCATCTCAGGCATGTTTCATCCAGGGTTCTGCATAGGATTTCGTTTCGAATATGGTTGTCAGATTTTAGCCTGAACTTACAAAATCTTATCGTGTTTCCAGACGGTGTTGATGGCTGTGGTATCATTCTGCGAAGTCGATTTCTCTTACGACCGAGGTTTCCTACAAGATGCTCTTCGCGAGTCACATCAGTCGCTCAAGTaagatataaattatttatttacataacattAATGAACATGTATTAATCTATTGTTTCTTTAGTGAATAATGAACTAAATTCGCCGTTTTTTTATTCCAGATCAGTTGTAGAGCGCCACCTTTCAGACAAATCCGTGTCGCGACTTGCCGGAGTGTTCTCCCTCGCGTCCCGAGGTGAGCTCCTGGACTCTCTGTTCGCAGGCCAGTGCGACGAGGATGTGCTCAAACTCTCCAGGATGCTGCGCAAAGAACTGGACCGGGGCCTGCTTTAATCCCCCGGGGCCCGCCCCCCTGTGCCGTCCTACCACTACCAAAGCTGTGCGTACCATCCCAAGCAGACTCACGTCGCAATCCACGGGAGATAACTGAGTATGAACGGTATCTCTAGCGAACGACTATGGGATCACATACAACAATATCGTTATCTCCACAAATGGAGATTGGATTTTCTATTCTTAAGTATTCAAAGATATTATTAGGAATAAAGATTTTTCTATTGTCACGAGGAATGCTTGCACGTCGCAACGTGCAGACGTACTTGTTGATGACATGATTGGAGTTTACAAGGAAGGGTTTTAGGGCCGTGTTTTTATTCGAATTAGTGATGGTCTCGTATTGTGATCGTTTCTGACTTTACA
The Ostrinia nubilalis chromosome 16, ilOstNubi1.1, whole genome shotgun sequence DNA segment above includes these coding regions:
- the LOC135079253 gene encoding tumor necrosis factor alpha-induced protein 8-like protein, whose product is MVSSMEGGAWCARDISLRAQKKFLSRVGGTSSARALVLDEHAAKLLDQFLTVLRERVEKREAEKLVKHVIKAAVKLGVLRRHGQLSPADERALAAFRSKFHTVLMAVVSFCEVDFSYDRGFLQDALRESHQSLKSVVERHLSDKSVSRLAGVFSLASRGELLDSLFAGQCDEDVLKLSRMLRKELDRGLL